The genomic DNA TAAAGACTTACTACAGCCCTCTTTAgcatttttaaaaggagaaaaactgacaacaccCCAGAAGGAAACCTGTTTCAGCAACCTTCCTTCTAGCATGCTTGAGAGTGTTTtgtaattatttcactgtaacattATTATTGTACAGTTAAGCACACGGTAACAGGAACAAACGaatagcagaaataaacattgTATGTTAGACATCAGCAGCATTAGAAATTATTTAATTGCCTAAATGTGATCATGACAGCAGGCTGCACTCACAGGCTCCCAGTAGTTGAACGTTTCATCACAGTCTGAGATGTTACTGAGCAAAGCTGCACAGAAGCGTGCAGAGAGAAGGCATTTGAATGCTGTTGAGCCTTCTGGAGCCCACACCTGTCCTCCACGGCTTATCAACCTGTTCAAGACAAGGTATTCATTCAGATATACAATTTTTCTACTGAACTCTGGAGTTGAGAGACAAATTAACTGAGTGGTTTTGAGCAGTGGAGCTAAATTCTTACTGTACGTCTCAAATGTCAACTGTTTCACATGCACTTCAATATTCTAACATATAGTCCTAATAATCCAGTTGGATCCTACAGGTACTATAATTTTTAAAGCATCTGCTTGAAaaaggcagattttttttttgtaattcttCAACCCACAAGAGGGAAGCTCTCTATTTGCTGAGTCTAATagaaacagaatagaatagacaaTCAATCCCACAGCACTGCTCAGCGCTGACCCTCACCTTACTTTTTATTACACGTCATCTTCCAATTCTATCAACATTCCTGTGAAACACCTCCACTTGTCAAATAACAACAACCTCTATTATAATCGGAAAAGCTGCTGTTACCTAGTTGTGTCTGAAGAAAACGAGATAAACCATCATCTGTTGATGGTGTAATCGCTTTGATATAGAATGAATGAATCGTAAACACACTGCGTTGCCTACACACGCCGGGGGACTGTTTTTCTGGAGCGGAAGCACACGAGCATTAGTGAATTTTGTGTGAGAAAACGTGGCGGTCCAGTTGTCCGGTGGACGTTACCAGTTGTTGTTGCTTGTTACTGTCAAAACCTGATAGTTAGCTAGTTAGCTAGCTGTCGGTCACTCGGAGCTCGAGCAGCGGCACCGCGGACTCCACGTTCAAGACTCCGGATCGTACTCACTCTGGCCCAGTCTCTGTGGATTTACTGTCTTCACTGATTTTCTCCTCTTTAGCTGGACGGACCTCGGCGCCGGCGGGGACATTGTTGGCATCTTGTCTGCTGCCTCGTCTGTTTCGCTGCCGAAGCGCCTTGGCCGCCATGTTTACTTATGCCGAGTTGCGCGCTTCGTTCATTTTCGGGTATTTTCGCCTCGTCTCCTCCCCCCATTGATGGCAAATAAAATAATCCAAGTACAAAAATCTAATCCATACAGCCTTACTTCTAGGATTTCAGTTATCTGTTGTGATGAGAAAGGTTTTTATGAAAAAGAAATAAAGTCAGAAATCACATAAAAGCAGTTTGCCAAtggttggacacacacacacacacacacacacacacacacacacacacacactatatatatatatatatatatatatatatatatatatatatatatatatatatatatatatatatatatatatatacactgtgTTGTGAAACCTTATGAACTTCTAATTACTACCTTGAAGTTATTTGGATTGCAGTTTTTTTATTCTCTTATTCATTTGACCAAAGTTGATTCCTATTTTAGGTTTCTAATTCAGGAACAGTAATTCCAACTAATGTTTCATCTGCCTCAACAGCTTTAATCTACTCTAATtataaaatgtgaaatatttaATTTCATGACTGACCAATCAGGACTTAAGATAAATCGACTGTTTACAAACATCAATCTAAAATGCTGAAAAATATGTGGACAATATGATAATCCAAACTCTTGATAAAGAAAGTGAAGAAAGTGGCCTCCTTTGAACTTTAACCAATCAACTGAAGGTTTCACAAACTATCAACATTATTTAAAGGACTCTGTAAATGTTTTTAGTGTCTTTTTTTATTCTTATAGGCAGCTTTTAAATCAGTATTTATTCTGTGTATATATCAGTATATATCACTAGGTATATCTCACATTCCATTAACTTGGTTTAAGTCATATTTTACAGACAGAACTCAGTTCATTCAGCTGGACACATGTACCTCCACCCCCACTCCTGTAGTATCTGGGGTTCCTCAAGGTTCTGTCCTTGTTCATCTGCTGTTGATCATTTATCTGCTCCCTTTGGGTGTCATTTTTCGTAAATGGAAGATAAATTTTCATTGTTACACAGACGACACCCAGTTATACACAGTTATATTGAGGTGCTTCTTATGGGCACAAAATCTGCAAAAGCGAAGGCATCAGTGTTGTCAGTACTAATAGACAACACTTCTGTTACCTGTACAGATCAGATAAAAAGCCTTGGTGTAATTCTGGACAGCACATTTTCATTCTGGTTCAAAAGTAGGCTGCTCATATAATCACCAGAACACCCTATTTGAATCACATCACCCTCGTTATTCAGCAGCTCCATTGGCTGCCAATAAAGTTCAGGGTCCTCTACAAAATTTTAGTCCTTACTTATAAGGCCATTAATAATcttgccccctcttatctctcacAGCTCCTACAAGTCACTAAACCTTCTCGCGTGCTCAGATCGTCTTCTTCCATCAACTTAAATAATCCACCAGCACGTCTTGTCACAATGGGATACCGAGCATTTAGCAGATGGGCACCCTCCCTAAGGAACTTATTACCTGCTCATCTTAGGAACACGACTACCCTTCACCAATTTCAGGCTAATCTCAAAACTTATCTGTTCAAAATAGCTTATTCACTGTAACTGTTATTAGTGTTTCATCTGATGTTTTATTTGGGTTTTTAAATTTCTAGTCACTgaatgttttaatttgtttatttttaacctgattgtacagtgaccttgagttTTTTGAAAGGCGCTCCAAATAAATTGTGTTAATATTATCATTCAAGAATTTCATAGATGTGTTGCTTTTGGACAAGTTGTCAAGGGTTTAAAACAGGGGACAGATGAAGTTGTGGCTCTCAGATGTGTCCAAAAGGATGACAAGGGATCAGATACCAGGGAAGTCAGTTTATTAAAACATCTCAGGGAGCTGAACAGAACAACCTGATTAtatttattatgtttatgtttattcatttagcagatgcttttatccaaagtgacttacaatttataacctagtgggcatgttgtgatctgtgggggaaaccggagtacccggaagaaacccacgcatgcatggggagaacacgcaactccacgcagaaaggccgcagccgagtttcaaacctgcaaccttcgtgctgcgaggcaacagtgctaaccactgcgccaccatgcagccttacCAAGCAAATCAGGAGTTTATATTCTTCAGAAATTTCTGGGAAACGGTGCATTTGGTGAGGTTTACAAGGGTTTAAAACAGGGAACAGCTGAAGCAGTGGCTCTGAAGTTTATCACCATGGATTAAGTTAATCGATCACTTTGAATATAATGACAGCTTCTGTCTAGTGTTTGAAACATATTACATGAATatatttggtttatttaaaaTGAGAGAGGGGGAACCACTAGATGTCAGTCAAGTCCAGGTGGTTTGCCCACGACCTACTGGTGGATCTGAGTGAACTCAAAAAGGGGAAGAAGACGAATCAAAATACACCAGATTTCATTGTTACACAGACCTTGGATACAGAGGTTGATTCTGATGAGGAAACTTCAAAGAATGAAAGCAATCAAAAGAACTCCATTTAGTTTGAGGATGTCACCATCTGTCAAGGGGAAAGAGTAATAAGACATAATTAGGATGCAGTTTAAGTTTTAATAACTTTTATTTCTATCTAATAAATTTCTATCTTTCCCTTCATGTAAAGATACAGAATACATTCTTAGTGAGTTTAAACTAGTGTCTGATTCAGCTTTTTAACTTTCAGTGCAGTTTTAAATATTTGAAAGAATTCTATTACAATTATGTCCGTCTGTGAACATCAGAGTGGTAGAGGACAAACAAATCTTCATGAGAAATTTTTTTAACTTCATTTGTCCATGCAGCTCCTTACTCGCTCCAACTCGCTACTAATCCATCCCAACTAGAGGAAGCTGTTTTTATTCTGAGACAGCCATGGTGAGTTTAGTTAGATATGTAGATCATttgacagacagcagcagcatttGGCATATcatcagtaaagtaaaatgtgatcatgaacatgagtaattatttcattttttcaGTTTAACCACATGATGCTGACTTCCGTGACCTGCTGAAGCATGCTACACACTCAGGATAACCATGGTAACACGACGTGTCTTCCAGAATAACCAGAGCTGAATCAGGACATCTGAAACACAGAACCTTCACAACGTTGGTACTGGCTGGGTGATGGGGCCTTTTACAGGATCACTGGTATTAAAAGGAATGGTAAGGGAGCTAAAATCCCTCCAAAAACACCACCCATCTGTACTGGTGCTGGAGCGTTGGTGGGGGTTTGCTTGTTGTGGTGCTAGATgatgtgtttctttgtttttgtctctttTCATCCGGGTTCATGGTGTCAGAGAGAGGGATCCTCTAGTCCTGAAGAAGTCTGGAGCTTGCTGAGCTCACTGAAGCAGAAGTTCTTTTGTGGGGTCTCGTGAGACTAAAACATGTCAACGCCTGACTGAAAATGTTTGTGCAGGTTGAACTTATCACACATTTTTCTGTTATTATGATCTCTGgcttttaataaataaattaaaaaaatgtttttttactcacatgtTGTTTTCTAATAAGGTTTTAACCAGAAATAGCTTTatttaaattaacattttaataaatttgttaCTATTTTACACTAGTTGTTAGGCTGGAAGCACAATCAGCAGGGTTATAGATGCATTTACAACCACATGTTTTCCCCCCAAGTCATTAAAAACGTGTTTTAAATGAGTTTAGATCATCTCATGTTCCATCTGACAGCAGGCAGAGAGAACAGACAGACTGAAGATTAAATCCTGGAAACAGTTATCTCGCCTGCTTGGTAGATATGAAGGAACTACATTAAAGTTTATATTAAGACAAAAAGAGCATCTATGCTAGCATGCAGAGAACAGAAGCTCTCAAATTATAAACCACATTCTTTCATTGATAGGTGTATTCTATAAACACTTATTTTTATAGTTATACCTATTTTAGCTAAATACGATCTGTAACCCACGTGTTTTCTACGTTTTGTTTGCAATACACCTTTTAAAAATATAAAGCTGATAAATGTTTGTGGCGCTCCAAGAAAATAAATGCTTTGATAAAATACATAATTTGTGTAATAATACGCATACATTATTGGTCAAAAATATCTGTAGAAATGagaaaagggtcgttttagcgtcGAGTCCGGCCAGAACCGCTCATGTTGACTAGCACCGctgagctgttagcattagcgttaGCAGCTAAAGGCAACGTAAATCACGTGACCACTGGGTGCTTTGATAACGTCACGTGATCACTGGTTGCTTTGATGACGTCACTACTATGCGACTATAAAGGTCAGATCAGATTCCAATATCAGTGTGAACAGATCACAGCTCCAGAGCGGTTGCGTTGCATAAACTTCCCTTCTGACAGTATTTAGAAGGACTCATTCTTTTACTGACAGGAACTTTGTGAGTAGCATATCACAGTCAAAAGCTGAAATCAAATCAGTTTTAAGAGACAATCCATATTTTGAACTTGATAAGATTCAGTTATCAGTTACCAGTCTTTCAGCTGCAGGATTCAGAAGCTAAAATGGCTCTTAACTTTTACAAAAACGAGATCCTTACCGGGCAATCTGGAGTTTATATTCGTCAGAAATTTCTGGGAAACGGTGCTTTTGGTGAGGTTTACAAGGGTTTAAAACAGGGAACAGATGAAGCAGTGGCTTTGAAGTTCATCACCATGGATCACAGTGACTTAGCTTTCAAAGAAGTCATTATATTGGCACATCTCAGAGAACTCCAGGCCCACCAGAATAATCTGATTAAGTTCATCGATCACTTTGTTCACAATGATTGCTTTTGTTTAGTGTTTGAGATGCTGGACAAGGATTTATTTGACTTATTGGAAATGAGACATGATAAACCACTAGATGTCAGTGAAGTTCGGGTGGTCGCCCACGACCTGCTGGTGGCTCTGAACGCACTGAAGAATGCTGGAGTGACTCACGCAGATATAAAACCAGACAATATTATGCTGGTTAATCATCAGTCGCTGCCTTTCAGAGTCAAGCTGATAGATTTTGGGCTTGCTATGGAAACACACGATCTACGGAACGATGACGTCATACAGGTGTGTGGTTTCAGAGCACCAGAGGTGAACTTAGGTctccctctgactgaagccgttgACATGTGGGCTGTTGCCTGTACACTGGCCTTCATCTTTCTTGGAGATTATATTCACAATCCTATTTGTGAGTTTAACAATATGAGGCAGATCTTTAAGCTCCACGGTCTGCCTGACCAGGATTTACTTGGCAAGGGAACGAAAGTGGACCGCTTTTTCATTTTTGACCAGTCAAACCAAACTTGGAGGTTTAAAACACCACACGAGTATACGGAGACGATAATGATCGATAGCGACTACCGTGATATTGCGTTAGACTCTATCGATGACTTTTTAACGATTCATCCAGAAATACAAGACCCCTTTGAGTTAGAAGATCTGCAGTCATTCATAGACCTCCTGAAAATGATGTTTACAGTGAACCCCTCAGAGCGGATCACTCCAGAAGAAGCTTTAAATCACAGATTTATAACAATGAGCCACCTTCCTCCTACCAGCGATAACTCATATGTGATATCGGCATATGAAAAAATGAAACCGTATCGAATGGAGAAAGAAGAACCGAGCATATCCCCTGATTTCAATGTAAGACAGACTGCTGACAGAAAATCAGATCTCTTTGATTTCAATCCATCTGATTATGATCTGTCGGACTCAGATCTCTCTGAATTAGAAGATCCTGACTGTGATCTGTTTGACTCCGGTCTGTCTGACTTTGATTTATCAGATTCTGATCTGTCTGACTTAGATACAGATGAACAATGTAATGAGCCAGCAAACACCTCAGATTTTCAACTCCTTAAGATtcaggaagctaatttatcagatGTGAAGCTGCACGATTCAGAACTGGAAGGCAGTAGAAGAGACAGACTAGATGAAACATCGTTTGAATTATACAAAGATCAAACAATCACTGGGGAATCAGGAGTTTATATCGTTCAAACATTTCTGGGTCATGGTGCTTTTGGACAAGTGGTCAAGGGTTTAAAACAGGGGACAGATGAAGTCGTGGCTCTCAAATTTATCCACAAAGACGACAGTGAATCAGCTACCGGAGAAGCCACTATATTGAAACATCTCAGGGAGCTCCAAGCTGACCAGAAGAACCTGATTAAGTTAATCGATCACTTTGAATATAATGACAGCTTCTGTTTTGTGTTTGAGATGCTGGACATGGATTTATTTGACTTATTGGAAATGAGACATGATAAACCACTAGATGTCAGTGAAGTTCGGGTGGTTGCCCGTGACCTGCTGGTGGCTCTGAACGCACTGAAGAATGCTGGAGTGACTCACGCAGATATAAAACCGGACAATATTATGCTGGTTAATCATCAGTCGCAGCCTTTCAGAGTCAAGCTGATAGATTTTGGGCTTGCTATGGAAACACACGATCTACGGAACGATGACGTCATACAGGTGTGTGGTTTCAGAGCACCAGAGGTGAACTTAGGTctccctctgactgaagccgttgACATGTGGGCTGTTGCCTGTACACTGGCCTTCATCTTTCTTGGAGATTATATTCACAATCCTATTTGTGAGTTTAACAATATGAGGCAGATCTTTAAGCTCCACGGTCTGCCTGACCAGGATTTACTTGGCAAGGGAACGAAAGTGAACCGCTTTTTCATTTTTGACCAGTCAAACCAAACTTGGAGGTTTAAAACACCACACGAGTATACGGAGACGATAATGATCGATAGCGACTACCGTGATATTGCGTTAGACTCTATCGATGACTTTTTAACGATTCATCCAGAAATACAAGACCCCTTTGAGTTAGAAGATCTGCAGTCATTCATAGACCTCCTGAAAATGATGTTTACAGTGAACCCCTCAGAGCGGATCACTCCAGAAGAAGCTTTAAATCACAGATTTATAACAATGAGCCACCTTCCTCCTACCAGCAATAACTCACATGTGATAACGGCATATGAAAAAATGAAAGTTTATATAATGGAGAAAGAAGAACCGAGCATATCTCCTGATTTCAATGTAAGACAGACTGCTGACAGAAAATCAGATCTCTTTGATTTCAATCCATCTGACTCTGGACTGTCTGACTCACTGATGAGCCAGTGAAGACGTCAGAATTGGATGTTGATGAGTTTCAGAAAGCTGATTTATCAAACTTTAAGCAGTACGATTCAGAACTGGAAGCCAGATGAAGAGACAGCCTAGATGAAATGTCATTTGAATTATACAAAGATCAGACAATCCCTGGGGATCCAAGAGTTTATTTTAGTCAATATTTTCTTAGATAAGTTTATTTAGACAAGTGGTCAAGGGTTTAAAACAGAGGGCAGATGAAGTCGTGGCTCTCAGATGTATCCACAAAGACAACACGGGAGCAGCTACCAGAGAAGCCACTATATGAAAACATCTCAGGGAGCTCCAAGCTGACCAGAAGAGCCTGATTAAGTTAATCGATCACTTTGAATATAATAGGAGTGGCTGGATAGGCCTAGAAAAAAATTTGGGGTTTGCACACCAGATTAGTCCGTGTATTAGCTCTAGTAGAGTTCAACCTGTGGTGTTGCATTGCACATTCCTTCattctttttcattaaaaaaggCAAAAAGCGTCCATTATACTCAGAACAAAATTGAAGAATGCAAAATTAGTTACACTACTGTGGATACAGAGGAAGATTCTCAGGAGGAAACTTCAAACTTAGCATTCAACGTTTTAGCGTTTAGTGTTAGTGTTTATtgttagcgtttagttttagtgtttagcgtttagttttagcgtTCTAAAACTGGGTTAGGCCATGACAGGGTTGGGGTTGGTTGGGTTAGtaataaagtaaacaaaaaaactaaaacataaacaacaaaaaaaaaattatcctCTACTATTAATCGCCACCTTATCGCGGTGTAGGGGTTTGCGTGCCCTGATGACCCCAGAAGGTATGTTGCCTGGGACTGTTTGTCCCTGTTAGGTTCTGCCATGGCAACTGGGCTCTGGGTCAGGGGCCAGACTAAGAGCGATTAATTAATTCTTATTAGGACTACAAAAGCAGTGGAGAAAAACTCTCTCCAAGACTTTTTAAATGATTGAGTTTTAGTAGTTACGTAGTTGGTATAAATGAAAAGTTTTCACAGAAAATATTTTCCGTtatctagatcagtggttcccaacatgGGATTCGTGACCCTCCAAAGGGGTCCCCACAACTgtgtctgtgctgaggttgttGGGTTACAaagattatttattatttgtaaAAAATTACTTTTCTAAAATCCCAATTACATGCCCAACAGTGTAATCAAAAATCTGTGTTGGAGTTACAACACCGCATGTCTGTGCAGTTTGTAACTAATCACTTGTGATGTGTGTTTGTAGATGGGGTTGGGGGGGTCCTGGCTTGTTTTCAACACTGGTATGGGGGTCTTCATGGTAAACAGTTGGGAACAACTGATCTAGATGAAATATGGTGTTTACTAATTAAAAAAACTGTAGAAATTTTAAAGTagtatattttattctgaaagtATTTACAGGAAGTGCCAATCATCTTGTTTAACTTGACATAAACGCTGTGGTAACAGCTTCTGTCCGCAAGAGGGCGGAAAAATCCTTCATCGTGAAAGTCAGACAATGAAGGGTTTGCTTGTTTCAACCATCGACATGTGGTTTCTATCCAGTTGATCTGAAAAATTACGTATAAATCCATTCGATCAAATGCTGATAACAAATAAACCAATTAAAAATCAATTTAGACAGAAACATGTATACAAAAGTATTTCTATTTGTTaatgcttatttttgtgcatttggtttagagttttatttctgaatttcagaggttatttttaaagttattgatgAAACAAGGACCAGTAAGTAGACTGGATGCGGTCAAAACTCCAGAAGATGGCAGTAATGCAGCTCTGCTGCTAAACAGCAAAATCTTTAATACCAGGACCATTAGCTTTACAACAGGTGTTTATTATAAAATACTCACCTGTGTCAGTATGTTTTTAAACGACTGAGTGTGACTTTTATGTTGTGGTTTATTATCAAAAGATTAATGGTTAATACGTTTTATTATAAGATTAAACTCAAGACACATACAGGATTATTGATGTTTAACAGATAATTTCAACTACTGTGAATATTTGATTAGTTTCATTCTGATCATGATTCGCTTCAGCCACAAACATTCCGAAAATGAGGACGTTCTGCAACGTGCTACCTGATGGTGACCTGCAGTCGAGAGGACAATAGAAGCTCCAGGTGTTTGTGGAACATCAGAgcttgtgtgtgtgacagagcgtgtgtgtgtgagtggtagGTGAGTCTGTAACAGTAACTGGTCTGGCTCAGGTCAGGATGCGAGAACGTGTCCATGAGTTGAACCTGCTCCACCGTCCCTAAGCTGGCCTCTCGGATCGCTGCGTAGAACTTCTTCTCCTCCCACGATGGTCCAGTCCAGAAACTGATATCGAAGCTGAAAGGCTCTGGGTGCAGAGAAAAAGGACAGAAAGGCGTCCCGGGAGGTGGGCCATGTGAAAACTGTCTTATGAAACGTGGCTCGTGAGACCAAAGCAAACGCCAGTCAGGGAGTGAAAACAGGAGCACGGCGAGGAGGTCCAGGTTCAGAGAGACAGTGATGGTGACATGGCAACTATCAGCTACACTGCTTTGAAAAACCTCACCAACCAAACCCAGTGGCTCTACTGTCAACTGCAGGCTTCTCTCCTCTGTTGCTACAGAGACTCTGTAGGGAGAAAGGAGTTTTTCCAGCCTACTTCTTAGTAATTTAATTGGCTCGGTGTCTGAAGGGAAAACACCTCTGAGGAGAAGCTGGTGGAAAGCAGGCAGGGCCCACAGGCTGATGGCTATGTTCCTGAACACCACACCACTAATGCCAAAGAATGAGCTGATGGCACCATTACAACCCTCATCGTTTTTATTCTTTTCCCCTTCAGACCTCACATCTCTCCCCCCCTGAAGCTGTGCTTCTTTTCCAGCCAGAAACTCGTTCAGCTGAGGGAGCAATGTCGGACGCAGCGCATATAGACCACTTTCCACTTCAGGGTGAACATCACTGGAGCACGCCGGCCATAAGCTCTTCATCCTGTTCTCTTTATTGCAGGCAGCTTTTGAAGCACTTGATGCTTCTTGTATGTTTGGATCTTTTCTTTCAGCGGGACAGGTGAGGTCTCTCTGCAGCAGGTGGATCCAGTAACACTGCGAGTTATCAACGCCGTGGCAGCATGAATGCAGCTGTTTGGCCGCAATAAGGAAGGGAGCGGAGGCAGTTGCCATGGAAACCGACCAGTGTGCCAACAGTTCCTTTAGAAAGAAATCTTGCACCAACTTGACAGGATGGACAGAATCTGGACTGAGAAATCTCCTGATGACAGAGAGGAGACAGTAAGTGGCTTGTACTTAAAGCTGGacagcaggagagcagctgtgtTACTGCACCTGAACACGTAATCACTCAGCTCCGCCGGGATGTTGTAGTGGACATTCTCCCCTTCGACCACTTCCTCCATGTGAGTTATCTGAACAGGAATGTAAGGGAAACTGCGAGAAAAGATGTGGAGCAAAGCTTTCTCCACATGAAAGCCCTTGTCCTGGCTCCTGCGCAACAACAAAACAGCCTCAAACACACCAAAaacacacggggggggggggggggggggggactaagaGGTGCTTCTGCTCTTTAAGGTCAACACTCACCTTGGTTTCTTACCTGTATCCAGTGCACTTGTAGCTTGGATAGTTCTCGTTTTCAAACGGACAAACAGCACTGAGGATTAAATGTGCTTCTGCTGCCATAGCGGCCACCTGCCAGCTGTTGTGCCACTCACGCCTTGGCTTATCCGCCGGTGTCCCGCCTTGACCGTTGCACAGGGAGACGTGAACTTCCCCATCCTCGGCCAGCACCTGAATACAGCTGAGCAAGAAATAAATATCAGTACACTGAATCTGAAAACTGAAGAGAATAGCACAAGGAGACGGTCGTAGCCACAGCAGACCAaacgctgttgttcattctgtggtGACATTATATCCTATGGCAATGGCACCCACCATTTATAATGTTGCACATCAATATGAGTTGATTTCAATAGATtaattaaacattaaaatgtctaAATGTCCTTATAATAATCCAAAAGGCTTAGATAGTTGAATATTAATATTTGACATGTAACCACTGTTATTTATTCTTTatgtaaccaggaaggtcccattgagattaaaaacctcattttcaggggagtcctggccaagaggcagcaaaagttacagtcactaaattttcagctccacagacatgttatgtactaaattacagaaggcagttaaaacacagggaatctgtctcaagggcgctcagtctggttttaaatgtgttCAAAAATGTATTCAGGAAAAGCGGTTAACTTcctgttttcctgcagcctgttccatgcagaaggagcagagtggaCTAAAGCCCTTTTGCCTCGTTCGGTGCGAGCAAACGCAGCACTAAGTAACAGTTGATCATTTGTACACAGACTGTAGAAGTTACACTTCTCTGTGAGATTAAGTTACAGATGTAGGTGGGTAGTAATCCAAGCACGGCCTTCTAAATGAAagtgtaccaatgtcccaacctcctggtggacaaagaCGGCCATCCCACTGGAGAATGCACTTCTAAATGATGGGCCAGTGGTCTACAGTTAGCAATAAACCTCAGTGAGGCATGATAAACCACATCAGTCTTAACAAGACACTGTGCTGAGGCGTTCATATACAAAAGGTCCCCATAATCCAGAATAGACAGAAACGTTGCAGTGACTAGTCGTTTTTTACCTCAAAAGGAAAACACCGTTTATTTACAAAAAGAAACCCAGTCCGAGTTTCTTCACTAGATTATCTATACGGGGCTTGAGGGAGAGGGAGTCATCGAGCCAGACACCACGGTATGTGTATGTGT from Nothobranchius furzeri strain GRZ-AD chromosome 10, NfurGRZ-RIMD1, whole genome shotgun sequence includes the following:
- the fdxacb1 gene encoding ferredoxin-fold anticodon-binding domain-containing protein 1 → MDVPPARSILLVGEGNFSFSSSVCQLEAESSITATCLQHQEEALRQEGAAINIQTIQDSGGCVLFGVDCTKLGECVSLQGRVFDRVVFNFPHCGRKSGVKKNRELLKNFFLSCIQVLAEDGEVHVSLCNGQGGTPADKPRREWHNSWQVAAMAAEAHLILSAVCPFENENYPSYKCTGYRSQDKGFHVEKALLHIFSRSFPYIPVQITHMEEVVEGENVHYNIPAELSDYVFRRFLSPDSVHPVKLVQDFFLKELLAHWSVSMATASAPFLIAAKQLHSCCHGVDNSQCYWIHLLQRDLTCPAERKDPNIQEASSASKAACNKENRMKSLWPACSSDVHPEVESGLYALRPTLLPQLNEFLAGKEAQLQGGRDVRSEGEKNKNDEGCNGAISSFFGISGVVFRNIAISLWALPAFHQLLLRGVFPSDTEPIKLLRSRLEKLLSPYRVSVATEERSLQLTVEPLGLVGEVFQSSVADSCHVTITVSLNLDLLAVLLFSLPDWRLLWSHEPRFIRQFSHGPPPGTPFCPFSLHPEPFSFDISFWTGPSWEEKKFYAAIREASLGTVEQVQLMDTFSHPDLSQTSYCYRLTYHSHTHALSHTQALMFHKHLELLLSSRLQVTIR